TCGCCGAGGGCTGACGCCGGCGTCCACCGGTCGGTGGACGCCGGGTCCCGTCCGCCGGTCGTCGCGGCGGCGTGCGCCGGCGCGGGACGCTGGCGGCATGACGACAGACGACCTCGCGGTCCGGGTGACCGGGCTGCAGAAGCGGTACGGCGACAAGCGGGCCGTCGACGGGCTGGACCTCACCGTCGCCCGCGGCGAGATCGTCGCGGTGCTCGGGCCGAACGGCGCCGGCAAGACCACCACCGTCGAGATCCTCGAGGGCTACCGGCACCGCGACGCCGGCGACGTGCGCGTGCTCGGCGCCGACCCGCAGACCGCCGGCCGGGAGTGGCGCGCGCGCATCGGGATCGTGCTCCAGCCGACGAACGACCTGGCGGAGGCCACGGTCGGCGAGCTGGTGCACCACTTCGCCCGGTACTACCCCGACCCGCGGGACCCCGAGGAGGTCATCGACGCGGTCGGCCTGCGCGAGAAGGTCCGCACCCGCAGCCGCCAGCTCTCGGGCGGGCAGCGGCGCCGGCTCGACGTCGCCCTGGGGATCGTCGGCCGGCCCGAGCTGCTGTTCCTCGACGAGCCCACCACCGGGTTCGACCCCGAGGCGCGGCACGCGTTCTGGGACCTCATCGCCGGCCTGCGGGACGGCGGCACCACCATCGTCCTCACCACGCACTACCTGGAGGAGGCCGAGCACCTGGCCGACCGGGTGGCGGTCGTCCGCGCGGGGCGGGTCGTCGCGGTCGACACCCCGGCGGAGCTGGGCGGGCGCTCCGCGCGCGAGGCCGTCGTCCGGTGGGTCGAGGGCGGCGTGCCCCGCGAGGAGCGGACCGGCTCGCCGACCGGGCTGGTCACCGCGCTGGCCCACCGCCTGGGCGGCGAGGTCCCGGGGCTCCAGGTCACGCGCCCCACGCTCGAGGACGTCTACCTGGGCCTCATCGCCGACGACGCGTCCACCACCCCGGCGGCCGCGGCCGCCCCCACCCCGACGGAGGTCCTGCGATGAGCGCGCCCACCCTGGACCGGCCGGCCGCCCCGCGGCTGCCCGGCACGCTGCAGCTCGGGTACGAGCGCGCCCGCTACGAGGTCCGCGGGTTCTTCCGCGAGCGGGACGCGGTGATCTTCATCTTCGCGTACCCGATCATCATGCTGGCGATCTTCGCGACGGTGTTCGGGCAGGACGGGGCGGAGGTCGCGGACGGCGTGCCCTTCGCCCAGTACTTCCTGCCGGGGATGATCGCCACCGGCGTCCTGCTCTCGTCGTTCCAGTCGCTGGCGGTCTCGATCCCCGTGGAGCGCGACGAGGCCGGGCTCAAGCGGCTCGGCGGCACCCCGCTGCCGCCCGCGGCGTACTTCCTCGGCAAGGTCGGCCAGGTGCTGGTCACGTCGGTGGTGCAGGTGGGCCTGCTGCTCGCCGTCGCGGCGCTGCTGTTCGACGTCGACATGCCGGGCACCTCCGCCCTGTGGGCCACGTTCGCGTGGGTGTTCCTGCTGGGGGCCGCCTCCGGCGCGGTGTGCGGCGTGGGGTTCTCGTCGATCCCCCGCTCGGGCCGGTCCGCGAGCGCCGTCGTGACGCCCGTCGTGCTGGTGCTGCAGTTCATCTCCGGGGTGTTCTTCACGTTCTACGACCTGCCGTCGTGGATGCAGAACCTGGCGTCGGTGTTCCCGCTCAAGTGGATGGCGCAGGGCATGCGCTCGGTGTTCCTGCCGGACAGCGCACGCGCCCTCGAGCCCTCCGGCGAGTGGCAGCACGGGGCGATCGCCGCGGTGCTGGTCGCGTGGCTCGTGGTCGGCCTCGTGGTGGGCGCCCGCACGTTCCGGTGGCGTCGGCGTGACGACGGCTGACCTGCGCCACACTGGGCCGGTGAGCAGCCCGCAGGAGCCGGCGGCCGGGGGCGTGCCCCCGGTCACCGGCGGCGCGCCCGGGTGGTTCCTGGACGACGACACGGGTCGCGGGCCGGGCGCCGGGGCGTCGGCGGGGCGGGCCCGCGCCGTCCGCACGCGGCTGCCCGCCGGCGCCGGGTCGGCCGAGCGGCACGAGTTCTGGCGGCGGGCGCTCGCCGGCTGGGACGCCGCGTTCTACGCCCTGCTGGCGATCAGCGCCGTCTCGATGCTGGCCGTCGACGGCACGCTGCCCCCGCGGCCCGGCACCGCGGCGGCCATCGGCGGGCTGGCGGTGCTGCTGGCGGCCTACCTGCTGCTCGGCCGGCGTGGCGCGCTGCGGGGGGACGCCCGGCTCACGCGCGTCTACGTGGTGGTGCTCATCGCGGTCGTCGCGCTGGCGAGCGGGGTCAACCCGATCGGGTCGATCCTGCTGTTCATCGGGTTCTCGCAGGTCTGGTTCTTCTCGGGCAGCCTGCGCGAGGGCGTGCTCGCGTCCGTCGTCCTCACGGTCGCCACGAGCGCGGCGATGGCCGTCGCCGAGCGCGCGACCGGCCGGGACCTGCTGTCGCTGACCGGCCAGATGGCGATCGGGCTCATCTTCTCGCTCGCGCTCGGGCTGTGGATCACCCGGGTCGCCGAGCAGTCGGAGGAGCGGGCGGCCCTCATCGAGCAGCTCGAGGCCGCGCAGGCGGAGCTGGCCGCCAGCCACCACGCCGCTGGGGTGCTCGCCGAGCGGGAGCGCGTCGCGCAGGAGATCCACGACACGCTGGCGCAGGGCTTCACGAGCGTCGTCATGCTCGCGCAGACGGCGCAGGCGCAGCTCGAGGTCGGCCAGCAGCCGCAGGCCGCGGACCGCCTCGCGCAGATCGAGCAGGTCGCGCGGGACAACCTCGCGGAGGCGCGGGCGCTGGTGGCCGCCTTCGGGCCCGCCGCGCTGGCGGACGCCACGCTCGGCGAGGCGCTGGAGCGGCTGGCGGAGCGGTTCCGCGCCGAGACGGGCGTGCGGGTGGACGTCACGCTGGCGGACGTCGGGCCGGCCGGGCGGGACACGGAGGTCGTGCTGCTGCGCGCCGCTCAGGAGGCGCTCGCGAACGTCCGCCGGCACGCCGGGGCCCGCCGCGTGCTGCTGCGCCTCGCGGGTGGCGACGGCTCCGTGACGCTCGAGGTGCTCGACGACGGTCGCGGGCTGGCCCCGGGCACGGCGGAGGGCGTCGGGCTGCGTGGCATGCGGGACCGGGTGACCTCCGGCGGCGGCACGCTCGACGTCGCCGGCGAGCCGGGGCACGGCACGCGGGTACGGCTCGCGCTGCCGCTGGCGGCGGGGGCACCCACGGGCGGGACGCGGGCGGGGACACCGCACCACGACGGGACGGGACCGACGGACGAGGACGGGACGACGTGACGACGGTGCGGGTGCTGCTGGCCGACGACCACCCGGTGGTGCGCTCGGGACTGGCCGGGCTGCTGGCCGTGGAGCCGGACATCGAGGTGGTCGGCGAGGTCGCGGACGGCGCCGCGGCGGTGCGGGCGGCGGGCGAGCTGCGGCCCGACCTCGTGCTCATGGACCTGCGGATGCCGGTGCTGGACGGCGCGGCCGCGACCGCCCGCATCGTCGCGGAGCTGCCCGGCGTCCGGGTCCTGGTGCTGACGACGTACGAGACCGACGCCGACATCCTGCGCGCGGTCGAGGCGGGGGCGACCGGCTACCTGCTCAAGGACACCCCGCGGGAGCAGCTCGTCGCCGGGGTGCGCGCCGCCGCCCGCGGGGAGTCGGCGCTGTCGCCGTCCGTCGCGTCGCGGCTCGTGCAGCAGGTGCGCGGCGAGTCCGACCGGCTGACGGCCCGCGAGCTCGAGGTGCTGGGCCGGGTGGCGCAAGGCCTGTCGAACGCCGCCATCGGACGCGAGCTGTTCATCGCGGAGGCCACCGTGAAGACGCACCTGCTGCGCGCGTTCGGCAAGCTCGGCGTCGACGACCGCACGGCGGCGGTCACGGTCGCGATGCAGCGGGGGCTGCTGCCGGCGCCGTGAGCCGGACGCGCCGGGCGCGCCGGGGTCCGGGCGGGTCACGGCGCGGTCCGGGCGGGTCGCGGTCGTGACCGCCGCGCGCATCGGGCAGACTCGCCGGGTGCGAGACCTGGCCCTCCTGCCCAAGGCCCACCTGCACCTGCACTTCACCGGGTCCATGCGGGTCGCCACCCTCGCCGACCTCGCCGCCCACCGCGGGGTCCGGCTCCCGGCCACGCTGCTGGACGGCGAGGGGCTGCGGGTGCCCGCGGACGAGCGCGGGTGGTTCCGGTTCCAGCGCCTGTACGACGCGGCGCGCGCCTGCGTGCGCGGCGAGGACGACCTGCGGCGCATCGTGCGCGAGGCCGCCGCGGACGACGCCGCAGAGGGCTCCGGCCGCCTGGAGATCCAGGTCGA
This is a stretch of genomic DNA from Cellulomonas sp. ES6. It encodes these proteins:
- a CDS encoding sensor histidine kinase produces the protein MSSPQEPAAGGVPPVTGGAPGWFLDDDTGRGPGAGASAGRARAVRTRLPAGAGSAERHEFWRRALAGWDAAFYALLAISAVSMLAVDGTLPPRPGTAAAIGGLAVLLAAYLLLGRRGALRGDARLTRVYVVVLIAVVALASGVNPIGSILLFIGFSQVWFFSGSLREGVLASVVLTVATSAAMAVAERATGRDLLSLTGQMAIGLIFSLALGLWITRVAEQSEERAALIEQLEAAQAELAASHHAAGVLAERERVAQEIHDTLAQGFTSVVMLAQTAQAQLEVGQQPQAADRLAQIEQVARDNLAEARALVAAFGPAALADATLGEALERLAERFRAETGVRVDVTLADVGPAGRDTEVVLLRAAQEALANVRRHAGARRVLLRLAGGDGSVTLEVLDDGRGLAPGTAEGVGLRGMRDRVTSGGGTLDVAGEPGHGTRVRLALPLAAGAPTGGTRAGTPHHDGTGPTDEDGTT
- a CDS encoding response regulator transcription factor, which encodes MTTVRVLLADDHPVVRSGLAGLLAVEPDIEVVGEVADGAAAVRAAGELRPDLVLMDLRMPVLDGAAATARIVAELPGVRVLVLTTYETDADILRAVEAGATGYLLKDTPREQLVAGVRAAARGESALSPSVASRLVQQVRGESDRLTARELEVLGRVAQGLSNAAIGRELFIAEATVKTHLLRAFGKLGVDDRTAAVTVAMQRGLLPAP
- a CDS encoding ABC transporter permease codes for the protein MSAPTLDRPAAPRLPGTLQLGYERARYEVRGFFRERDAVIFIFAYPIIMLAIFATVFGQDGAEVADGVPFAQYFLPGMIATGVLLSSFQSLAVSIPVERDEAGLKRLGGTPLPPAAYFLGKVGQVLVTSVVQVGLLLAVAALLFDVDMPGTSALWATFAWVFLLGAASGAVCGVGFSSIPRSGRSASAVVTPVVLVLQFISGVFFTFYDLPSWMQNLASVFPLKWMAQGMRSVFLPDSARALEPSGEWQHGAIAAVLVAWLVVGLVVGARTFRWRRRDDG
- a CDS encoding ABC transporter ATP-binding protein, with product MTTDDLAVRVTGLQKRYGDKRAVDGLDLTVARGEIVAVLGPNGAGKTTTVEILEGYRHRDAGDVRVLGADPQTAGREWRARIGIVLQPTNDLAEATVGELVHHFARYYPDPRDPEEVIDAVGLREKVRTRSRQLSGGQRRRLDVALGIVGRPELLFLDEPTTGFDPEARHAFWDLIAGLRDGGTTIVLTTHYLEEAEHLADRVAVVRAGRVVAVDTPAELGGRSAREAVVRWVEGGVPREERTGSPTGLVTALAHRLGGEVPGLQVTRPTLEDVYLGLIADDASTTPAAAAAPTPTEVLR